GCCATCCGGGCGCAACTCGCGTCCGGGGTAAAGGCCCGCTTTGAGGAGGAGGCCGCCCTCTACCGCCCGCAGCTGGTAATCATTACCATTGGCGGATTATGGATGAGCTGTGCAATACAGGTGTCGAACTCCCTTCAGCCTGTCAGCCGTCTACTCCGCCCATGCCGCAGAAGGAAAACGACCGCAAGGAGAGGGGGAACTGAAAATGAATCAACAGGATCAAGTTTCCGGTAAACGGTTGCGACAACTGATTGTCCGGGCGGATGACATGGGTTCCAGTCATGCGGCCAACGTGGCCTGCATCGATTGTTACCGGCGGGGAATCGTGCGATCGGTGGAAGTGATGGTGCCCTGTGCCTGGTTTCCTGAGGCGGTGATTTTACTGGTTGAGAATCCCGGTCTTGATGTCGGCGTCCATCTGACCCTGACCAGCGAATGGGAGCGTTGCAAGTGGCGGTCCCTTACCCGGGCGCCGAGCCTGGCGAGTTGCGATGGCTTTTTCCCGAAACTGATCTGGACGAATCCGGCGTTTCCGCCCGGTTCTGCGCTGCTCGACGGGCCCTTGTGTCCGGATGAGATTGAAGGAGAGTGGCGGGCCCAAATCGAGCAGGCGTGTCGCTCGATTCCCCGGATATCCCATCTCTCAGCGCACATGGGCTGCACCGTGATCAATGCGGACATCACCGCCATGGCAAAGCAGTTGGCTCATGAATACGGGCTTATGTTTGAGGTCGGCGCATCTGAAGTCGTGTCGATGCGGGGCTGGCCGGCAGGGACCCCTGTGGCCGACCAGCCGGCGGCGTTTATTGAAGCCCTGTCAAACCTACCGTCCGGAATATCCCTGTTTATCGAGCACCCC
The sequence above is a segment of the bacterium genome. Coding sequences within it:
- a CDS encoding ChbG/HpnK family deacetylase, which produces MNQQDQVSGKRLRQLIVRADDMGSSHAANVACIDCYRRGIVRSVEVMVPCAWFPEAVILLVENPGLDVGVHLTLTSEWERCKWRSLTRAPSLASCDGFFPKLIWTNPAFPPGSALLDGPLCPDEIEGEWRAQIEQACRSIPRISHLSAHMGCTVINADITAMAKQLAHEYGLMFEVGASEVVSMRGWPAGTPVADQPAAFIEALSNLPSGISLFIEHPGLDEAEMQGFGNPTETQVAVQRGAVTRIFTDPAVMDAVRRAGIELISYADLASSAFRKA